DNA sequence from the Candidatus Tanganyikabacteria bacterium genome:
GCGTTGCCGAACGGCCCGCAACCGGCTCATTAACGCGACCGATCCGGCGAGGAAACCCACGGTCGCTCGACCCGTCCCTAGCTGAGCGCGGCCTCTGGGACGCGTTCCTCGGTCTCGATGGTGACCTGCTTGCGCACGCCCAGGATGGGGATGTTGGCCAGGAGGGCGATCGAGCCTTCGGACCGCTCGAGGTTCATTTCGAGGGCGGACTGGTCTATCTCGACGTACTTGGACAGCACGGCCATGACCTCGGCCCGCATCTGATCCAGCACGGCGGCCGGGATGGCGGCGCGATCGTGCATCAGCACTAGCTTGAGGCGGCTCTTGGCGGTGTCCCGGCTGCTCTCGGAGCGCCCGAAGAGCCGGTCGAGGAACGCGATCACGGACATGGGCCCCACCTCCTAGCGCGCGCCGGCGAACAGCTTGCGGATACGCGTGAGGAAGCCGCCTTCCTCGAGATCCATCAGCGGCACGTCCTCGCCCCGGATACGGCGGGCGATGTTGCGGTAGGCGGTGCCGGCGCGGGTGCCGTCCTGGAGGGTGACGGGCTCGCCACGGTTGCTCGAATTGACGATGGCCTCGTCGTCGGGAACGATGCCGAGCAGGCGGATCGACAGGATTTCCTGCACGTCCTCGACGCTCATCATCGTCTCGTTCTTGACCATGTGGGGCTTGATCTTGTTGACCACCAGCGAGGGATTGCGCAACTCGGCGGCCTCGAGCAGGCCCACGATGCGGTCGGCGTCGCGGACGGCCGAGACTTCGGGATTGGT
Encoded proteins:
- the minE gene encoding cell division topological specificity factor MinE, which codes for MSVIAFLDRLFGRSESSRDTAKSRLKLVLMHDRAAIPAAVLDQMRAEVMAVLSKYVEIDQSALEMNLERSEGSIALLANIPILGVRKQVTIETEERVPEAALS